ATCGTCCCAAACAGCCGCTGCGCGTAAACTTTTTTCTACAATTTCATCTAGTTCTTCTTTAGAACGCTTGCCTTCTAATTTTAAGCCATAAATAACATTTTCATAAACAGAAAATGGAAACGGATTGGGTTGTTGGAACACCATCCCGATTTTTTTACGTAATTCTACTAAGTCAGTTTGCGGGCTATAAATATTTTGGTCTTTATACATGATATTACCAGTAATTGTGACCCCCGGAATCATGTCATTCATACGGTTAATACTACGTAAGAAAGTAGACTTCCCACACCCTGAAGGTCCGATTAGAGCTGCAATTTCACCTTGTTTGAACTCAATATCAATCCCTTTTAGCGCTTCTTTCTCGCCATAAAATAAATGTAAATCTTTTGATTTTAACACGCGTTTTCCTCCTAACCGAAGTGTCCAGATACATAGTCTTCAGTAGCTTGTATTTTAGGACGAGTGAAAATTTTATTGGTTGTATCGTATTCAATCGCATGGCCCATGTAGAAGAAGGCAGTGTAATCACTAATACGAGATGCTTGCTGCATATTATGAGTTACGATAATAATAGAAAAATCTTTTTTCAGATTCAATAACGTTTCTTCTAATTTACCCGTAGAAATTGGGTCCAAAGCACTGGCCGGCTCATCTAACAGTAAGATATCTGGTTTCATCGCAATCGCACGCGCAATACATAGACGCTGTTGTTGCCCACCGGATAAAGCAAGCGCACTTTTGCCTAAGTTATCCTTTACTTGATCCCAAAGTGCCGCTTGTTTCAAACTCGTTTCAACGACTTCATCCAAATAATTCTTATCGTTAATTCCATGTTGTTTTAAAGCAAACGTAATGTTTTCATAGATTGACTTACTAAATGGATTAGGACGTTGGAACACCATGCCAATATGTTTACGCATTTCGTAAACATCGACATTATCAGCATTGATATCAATCCCTTGATAAATGATTTCGCCTGTTACTTTTGTATTGTTAATTTCGTCATTCATACGATTAAGCGAGCGTAAATAAGTCGACTTCCCACACCCTGAAGGTCCGATTAACGAAGTGATTTTATTTTCTTCAAACTCTAAAGAGACGCCTTTAATCGCTTCATTTTGACCGTACCACACATGTAGGTCATTGGTTTTCAAATCAACTGACTTATCCTCTAATTTAATGATATGACGTTTATCTAAATTATACTCTTTCATTGTCTACTCCTTCGTTATGCGGAAGTCATTTTCTTATGTAATCTCTTACCTAAGAAGCGAGCTAAAATATTAAATAATAGTACCGCTAAAATTAATACAGCTGAAGCACCCGCTGAGACTTGTGGGCCATCTGGCATTGTTCCTTCACTGTTAACTTTCCAAATATGAACGGCTAGCGTTTCTGCTTGTCGGAAAATGTTTAATGGGCTTGAAATATTCATTGGATTCCAATCAGTAAAATCTAAAGCTGGAGCACTTTGACCAGCTGTGTAGATTAACGCAGCAGCTTCACCAAAAATACGGCCCGCACCTAAAATCACTCCCGTTAAAATACCAGGTAAGGCTTCAGGAACAACCACTTTAATTACCGTTTCCCAACGAGATAACCCTAAAGCTAGACCAGCTTCACGTTGCGTATAATGCACAGCTTTCAACGACTCTTCAACATTACGCGTTAATAACGGTAAATTGAAGAACGTTAACGCTAAGGCCCCTGAAATAATTGAGAAACCAAAACCAGCTTGCACTACAAACACTAAGAAACCAAATAAACCAACTACGACTGAAGGTAAGGAACTTAAAATCTCAATGGCTGTACGGATGAAATCTGTTAACCAATTTTTCTTGGCATACTCAGATAAATAAATACCTGCTCCTAAAGAGATTGGCACACTAATAATCATTGTAATAATTAACAAATAAAACGAGTTGAACAATTGAATCCCAATTCCGCCACCTACTTCAAACGTTTTGGCTGGTTGGGTTAAAAATTCCCAATTAATATTAGGG
This is a stretch of genomic DNA from Vagococcus zengguangii. It encodes these proteins:
- the pstA gene encoding phosphate ABC transporter permease PstA; protein product: MNSKKVDKIATGVLYGIAAIIVLILASLIAYILFRGIPNINWEFLTQPAKTFEVGGGIGIQLFNSFYLLIITMIISVPISLGAGIYLSEYAKKNWLTDFIRTAIEILSSLPSVVVGLFGFLVFVVQAGFGFSIISGALALTFFNLPLLTRNVEESLKAVHYTQREAGLALGLSRWETVIKVVVPEALPGILTGVILGAGRIFGEAAALIYTAGQSAPALDFTDWNPMNISSPLNIFRQAETLAVHIWKVNSEGTMPDGPQVSAGASAVLILAVLLFNILARFLGKRLHKKMTSA
- the pstB gene encoding phosphate ABC transporter ATP-binding protein PstB, which translates into the protein MWTLRLGGKRVLKSKDLHLFYGEKEALKGIDIEFKQGEIAALIGPSGCGKSTFLRSINRMNDMIPGVTITGNIMYKDQNIYSPQTDLVELRKKIGMVFQQPNPFPFSVYENVIYGLKLEGKRSKEELDEIVEKSLRAAAVWDDVKDKLDKSALALSGGQQQRVCIARVLAVEPEIILLDEPTSALDPVSSGKIENMLYELKDKYTMIMVTHNMQQASRISDKTAFFLDGNLIEFDKTSNIFLNPKKQETEDYISGKFG
- the pstB gene encoding phosphate ABC transporter ATP-binding protein PstB, which codes for MKEYNLDKRHIIKLEDKSVDLKTNDLHVWYGQNEAIKGVSLEFEENKITSLIGPSGCGKSTYLRSLNRMNDEINNTKVTGEIIYQGIDINADNVDVYEMRKHIGMVFQRPNPFSKSIYENITFALKQHGINDKNYLDEVVETSLKQAALWDQVKDNLGKSALALSGGQQQRLCIARAIAMKPDILLLDEPASALDPISTGKLEETLLNLKKDFSIIIVTHNMQQASRISDYTAFFYMGHAIEYDTTNKIFTRPKIQATEDYVSGHFG